A genomic region of Salinibacter pepae contains the following coding sequences:
- a CDS encoding aconitate hydratase, whose product MGKNVAEKLIDSHLADGRFEDVEVGKEIDLEMDQTLTQDATGTMVMLEFEAMGIPRVQTELSAQYVDHNLIQSDFKNPDDHLFLRSACKKFGAWYSRPGNGVSHPVHQERFGEPGKTLIGSDSHSPAAGAIGMLAIGAGGLDVAMAMAGKPYTINMPEVWGVKLTGELPDWVSAKDVILTMLERHDVDGGVGQIIEYYGPGLDSLSCMDRHVIANMGTELGATSTVFPSDDEVRAFLRRQGREEVFEEIKADEDADYDEYEEINLSELEPKIAKPSSPGNVVPVREVEGQEIYQSYVGSSANPGFRDFASAAEIVDGRQVHDRVSFDVNPTSRQILENLMNSGHLQMLTRAGARIHQAGCNGCIGMGQAPATGQISVRTVPRNFPGRSGTKEDAVYLVSPETAAASALTGEITDPRDLADLYDMEYPNAETPDQISVNTDQLVEPLSAEEAKGVDLEKGPNVVSLPEFEPLQNSFDLPVLLKVGDDISTDEIMPAGSRILPYRSNIPKISEFVFEQVDESFFDRAMEHQDNGFAVVGGTNYGQGSSREHAAIAPRWLGTRVKIAKSYARIHRQNLANFGILPLLFKDDESYDSIDQGDTLQFRNLRDQVQSGTDVELTNADKDETYVVEHDLSDRELKMVLEGSQISVVKKEFAGVEA is encoded by the coding sequence ATGGGTAAAAACGTTGCAGAGAAACTCATTGACAGCCATCTCGCCGATGGACGCTTCGAGGACGTAGAGGTGGGGAAGGAGATCGACCTCGAAATGGACCAGACCCTCACCCAGGACGCCACCGGTACGATGGTGATGCTGGAGTTTGAGGCGATGGGCATTCCCCGCGTCCAGACGGAACTTTCGGCGCAGTACGTTGACCACAACCTGATTCAGTCCGACTTCAAGAACCCGGACGACCATCTCTTTCTGCGCAGCGCCTGCAAGAAGTTTGGCGCGTGGTACAGCCGGCCGGGGAACGGCGTGAGCCACCCGGTGCATCAGGAGCGGTTCGGGGAGCCGGGCAAGACGCTGATTGGGTCCGACAGCCACTCGCCGGCTGCGGGCGCCATCGGCATGCTCGCTATCGGGGCCGGCGGCCTCGACGTCGCCATGGCGATGGCCGGCAAGCCGTATACGATTAACATGCCGGAGGTGTGGGGCGTGAAGCTCACCGGGGAGCTGCCCGATTGGGTGAGCGCGAAGGACGTCATCCTCACCATGCTGGAGCGCCACGACGTGGATGGGGGCGTGGGCCAGATCATTGAGTACTACGGCCCGGGCCTCGACAGCCTCAGCTGCATGGACCGCCACGTCATTGCCAACATGGGCACGGAGCTGGGCGCCACCAGCACCGTCTTCCCGAGCGACGACGAGGTGCGGGCGTTCCTCCGCCGTCAGGGCCGTGAAGAGGTCTTTGAGGAGATCAAAGCCGACGAGGACGCCGACTACGACGAGTACGAAGAGATCAACCTTTCGGAGCTGGAGCCGAAGATCGCGAAGCCCAGCAGCCCGGGCAACGTCGTGCCGGTGCGGGAGGTTGAGGGCCAGGAGATTTACCAGAGCTACGTCGGCTCCTCGGCCAATCCCGGCTTCCGCGACTTTGCCAGCGCCGCCGAGATTGTGGACGGCCGCCAGGTGCACGACCGCGTCTCGTTCGACGTGAACCCGACTTCGCGGCAGATCCTGGAGAACCTGATGAACTCGGGACACCTCCAGATGCTCACCCGCGCTGGCGCCCGCATTCACCAGGCCGGCTGCAACGGCTGCATCGGCATGGGCCAGGCGCCCGCCACCGGCCAGATTTCGGTGCGCACGGTGCCGCGCAACTTCCCGGGCCGTTCCGGCACGAAGGAAGACGCGGTGTACCTCGTGAGCCCCGAGACGGCCGCCGCCTCGGCACTGACCGGCGAGATCACCGACCCGCGCGACTTGGCGGACCTCTACGACATGGAGTACCCGAACGCGGAGACGCCGGATCAGATCAGCGTCAACACCGACCAGCTCGTGGAGCCGCTCAGCGCAGAGGAGGCGAAAGGCGTCGACCTCGAGAAGGGCCCGAACGTCGTCTCGCTGCCTGAGTTTGAGCCGCTCCAGAATTCGTTCGATCTGCCGGTCCTCCTGAAGGTGGGCGACGACATTTCCACCGACGAGATTATGCCGGCCGGCTCGCGCATTCTGCCCTACCGCTCCAACATCCCGAAGATCTCGGAGTTTGTCTTCGAGCAGGTCGACGAGAGCTTCTTCGACCGCGCCATGGAGCATCAGGACAACGGCTTCGCCGTCGTCGGCGGCACGAACTACGGACAGGGATCGAGCCGGGAGCACGCCGCCATCGCGCCGCGGTGGCTCGGCACCCGCGTCAAGATCGCCAAGAGCTACGCCCGGATTCACCGGCAAAACCTGGCGAACTTCGGCATCCTTCCGCTCCTGTTCAAGGACGACGAGTCCTACGATAGCATCGACCAGGGCGACACCCTGCAGTTCCGCAACCTGCGCGATCAGGTGCAGTCCGGAACGGACGTGGAGCTCACGAACGCAGACAAGGACGAGACCTACGTGGTGGAGCACGACCTGTCTGACCGAGAGCTCAAGATGGTGCTCGAGGGCAGCCAGATTAGCGTGGTGAAGAAAGAGTTTGCCGGCGTGGAAGCGTAA
- a CDS encoding enoyl-CoA hydratase/isomerase family protein has protein sequence MSNLIQTSTDGPVRTLRLNRPDKRNALNADLVTALKRALDAAEDDDSLRTVVLTGTGSAFSAGADLSSLRAMREAGPTENQTDSRHLAELFRRIYQSSMPVIAKVNGHAIGGGCGLASVCDFAYVSGGARLGFTEVRIGFVPAIVMVFLRRKLGETQTRNLLLRGRLVDASKAAEMGLVTRVVPEGDLDEAVDALAHELARETSGSAVALTKQMLARVPGMGLDEALDYAVQMNAFARGTEDCQAGIDAFLNDEDPPWKQDARG, from the coding sequence ATGTCTAATCTCATCCAGACGTCGACCGACGGCCCCGTTCGGACCCTCCGACTCAACCGGCCCGACAAGCGCAACGCTTTAAACGCCGACCTCGTGACGGCCCTGAAGAGGGCCCTCGATGCCGCAGAGGACGACGACTCTCTTCGCACCGTTGTGCTCACAGGCACCGGCTCGGCCTTTTCGGCCGGGGCGGACCTATCCTCGCTCCGGGCCATGCGCGAGGCGGGGCCGACGGAGAACCAGACGGACTCTCGCCACCTGGCGGAGCTCTTCCGCCGGATTTACCAGTCTTCGATGCCCGTTATTGCAAAAGTAAACGGCCACGCAATTGGGGGCGGGTGCGGCCTCGCGTCCGTTTGTGACTTTGCGTACGTGTCGGGCGGCGCCAGGCTCGGGTTTACGGAGGTGCGCATCGGGTTCGTGCCCGCCATCGTCATGGTGTTTCTGCGGCGCAAACTGGGGGAGACGCAGACCCGAAACCTACTGCTTCGGGGGCGTCTGGTGGACGCATCCAAGGCCGCGGAGATGGGGCTCGTGACCCGCGTCGTCCCCGAAGGCGACCTTGACGAGGCGGTAGACGCCCTCGCCCACGAACTGGCGCGCGAGACAAGCGGCTCGGCGGTGGCGCTCACGAAGCAGATGCTGGCGCGGGTGCCGGGAATGGGGCTCGACGAGGCGCTCGACTACGCGGTGCAGATGAACGCCTTTGCTCGGGGCACGGAGGATTGTCAGGCGGGCATCGACGCCTTCCTCAACGACGAGGATCCGCCCTGGAAGCAGGATGCCCGCGGATGA
- the fbp gene encoding class 1 fructose-bisphosphatase has product MSHALSDGPAPSGALESVMTLEQFILDRRGRFPQSTGAFSRLLRDVSVAAKIINHNIRRAGILDVMGESGTVNVQDEKQKKLDEIADRELERALRRGGECCLVGSEEQADTIALSPRGDFQERFAVFFDPLDGSSNTDVNASVGTTFSVYTLPEGADEGDALDVALRPGGEQVAAGYVAYGSSTMFVFTTGNGVNGFTLDPGIGEFLLTHPDLQIPQAPAMYSINEADIEDFSPELRAFLQWLKTKDPDTGGRIRARYIGSFVSDFHRNLLTGGLYMYPATADHPDGKLRLMYEANPMAFLVEQAGGRASTGHQRILDLEPEGLHERTPLFIGSAPLVTAAEAYLQGRGAEVARGA; this is encoded by the coding sequence ATGTCGCATGCCCTGTCCGACGGCCCGGCCCCGTCCGGCGCCCTGGAGTCGGTCATGACGCTCGAGCAGTTCATCCTGGACCGCCGCGGGCGCTTCCCGCAGTCTACCGGGGCCTTTTCGCGGCTCCTGCGCGACGTGAGCGTAGCGGCGAAGATCATCAACCACAACATCCGGCGGGCGGGCATCCTTGACGTGATGGGGGAGAGCGGAACCGTCAACGTACAGGACGAGAAGCAGAAGAAGCTCGACGAGATTGCCGACCGGGAGCTCGAACGTGCCCTGCGTCGGGGCGGGGAGTGTTGCCTGGTCGGCTCGGAGGAGCAGGCGGACACGATCGCCCTCTCCCCGCGGGGGGACTTTCAGGAGCGCTTTGCGGTGTTCTTCGATCCGCTCGACGGGTCGAGCAACACGGACGTCAACGCCTCGGTGGGCACGACCTTCAGCGTCTACACCCTGCCGGAGGGCGCGGACGAGGGCGATGCCCTGGACGTGGCCCTCCGGCCCGGGGGCGAGCAGGTGGCGGCGGGGTACGTGGCCTACGGCTCGTCCACCATGTTTGTCTTTACCACCGGCAACGGCGTCAACGGCTTCACCCTGGATCCGGGGATCGGGGAGTTCTTGTTGACGCACCCCGACCTCCAGATTCCCCAGGCGCCGGCGATGTATTCAATCAACGAGGCCGACATCGAGGACTTCTCACCGGAGCTTCGTGCGTTTCTGCAGTGGCTCAAGACCAAAGATCCGGACACGGGAGGCCGCATCCGCGCCCGCTACATCGGCTCCTTCGTCTCCGACTTCCACCGGAATCTGCTAACGGGTGGATTGTACATGTACCCGGCTACCGCGGACCATCCGGACGGGAAGCTGCGCCTGATGTACGAGGCCAATCCCATGGCCTTTCTCGTGGAGCAGGCCGGCGGGCGGGCGTCCACGGGCCACCAGCGCATTCTCGACCTTGAGCCCGAGGGCCTGCACGAACGCACTCCACTGTTTATCGGCAGCGCCCCGCTGGTGACGGCGGCCGAGGCGTACCTGCAGGGCCGTGGGGCGGAGGTCGCCCGTGGGGCCTGA
- a CDS encoding NAD(P)H-dependent glycerol-3-phosphate dehydrogenase: protein MSSITLFGAGSWGTAMSVHLASAGRDVVLWARRPEVADEIRRTSHNPTYLPELLIPSSVYITTDLEKAAEASDLWGMAVPSQQLRGRAEHLRPHAHPGTRLVALSKGIENETLLTMSQVLDDVFESVPSDQIGALYGPSHAEEVAEGRPTAVVAAAPDEGEARHIQKVFMTERLRVYMNTDVLGVEIGGSAKNVLAIAAGIADGVSYGDNAKAALVTRGLAEIRRLGQALGADPQTFAGLAGIGDLVVTCMSQHSRNRYLGEQISTGKSLDDVLNDMAMVAEGVRTTRSVYNLAKHHGVEMPITEAVHAILFDDKSPRKMVKRLMTRSAKHENWLPTTLQQ, encoded by the coding sequence ATGTCCTCCATTACACTGTTCGGTGCCGGTAGCTGGGGCACAGCCATGTCCGTACATCTGGCGTCGGCGGGGCGGGACGTTGTGCTGTGGGCACGCCGTCCGGAGGTGGCCGACGAAATTCGCCGCACCTCCCACAACCCCACGTACCTTCCGGAGCTGCTCATTCCGTCTTCCGTGTACATCACGACGGACTTGGAGAAGGCCGCGGAGGCGTCCGACCTGTGGGGCATGGCCGTGCCGTCCCAGCAGCTTCGGGGGCGGGCCGAGCACCTCCGCCCGCACGCCCACCCAGGCACCCGGCTCGTGGCCCTGTCGAAGGGCATCGAGAACGAGACATTGCTCACCATGTCGCAGGTCCTCGACGATGTGTTCGAGTCGGTGCCGTCGGACCAGATCGGGGCGCTGTACGGCCCGAGCCACGCCGAGGAGGTCGCCGAGGGGCGCCCCACGGCCGTCGTGGCGGCGGCCCCCGACGAGGGGGAGGCCCGGCACATCCAGAAGGTGTTCATGACCGAGCGCCTGCGCGTCTACATGAACACAGACGTGCTCGGGGTCGAAATCGGGGGCTCTGCTAAAAACGTCCTCGCCATCGCGGCGGGGATTGCCGACGGGGTGAGCTACGGGGACAACGCCAAGGCCGCCCTCGTCACGCGCGGCCTGGCCGAGATCCGACGCCTGGGACAGGCCCTCGGGGCCGACCCGCAAACCTTTGCGGGCCTGGCGGGCATTGGCGACCTCGTGGTGACCTGCATGAGCCAGCACAGCCGCAACCGGTACCTCGGGGAGCAGATCAGTACGGGCAAGAGCCTCGACGACGTCCTCAATGACATGGCGATGGTTGCGGAGGGGGTGCGCACGACCCGCTCGGTCTACAATCTGGCGAAGCACCACGGGGTGGAGATGCCCATCACGGAGGCCGTTCACGCCATTCTCTTCGACGACAAGAGCCCCCGGAAGATGGTAAAACGCCTCATGACCCGTTCGGCCAAGCACGAGAATTGGCTCCCGACCACCCTGCAGCAGTAA
- a CDS encoding helix-turn-helix transcriptional regulator — protein sequence MSRSFRPTPYGEASDSLVNYRLGVGGDDARLSFYAVEESARGVSLRAPHLTYYGLVDGTARVDVEGEEGLAVEAGESLVVPPLQTITVDFPAAHEDPARYVVLRIDRSQVRSILDRVASDVPSGPAVQEGGRDDHAYFHVPENEGIARVLNMVAYLFREDPPNRDRLIDLNAMELLIQMLQTASRPLLVGKLPRNTSAGGLAAAVQYIQDNLDRHISIDELVEEACMSKSSFYRHFSDEFEMSPLEYITRERVVRARELLADSDNTVTNVSHALGFSSTSHFIDMFKEHEGVTPKQYQMDLLD from the coding sequence ATGTCCCGATCCTTTCGGCCAACCCCGTACGGAGAGGCGTCCGACTCTCTCGTCAACTACCGACTGGGCGTGGGCGGAGACGACGCACGGCTTTCCTTCTATGCCGTCGAGGAGTCGGCCCGCGGCGTGTCCCTCCGGGCCCCGCACCTGACGTACTACGGGCTGGTCGACGGCACGGCCCGGGTCGACGTGGAGGGCGAAGAAGGGCTTGCCGTTGAGGCGGGCGAGTCGCTGGTCGTGCCCCCGCTGCAGACGATCACGGTCGACTTTCCTGCGGCGCACGAGGACCCGGCCCGGTACGTGGTGCTGCGGATCGACCGGTCGCAGGTTCGCTCCATTCTCGATCGTGTCGCGAGCGACGTGCCGTCGGGCCCCGCGGTGCAGGAAGGGGGGAGGGACGACCACGCCTACTTTCACGTGCCGGAAAATGAAGGGATCGCCCGCGTGCTGAACATGGTCGCGTATCTGTTCCGGGAGGATCCCCCGAACCGCGACCGCCTGATCGACCTCAACGCGATGGAGCTGCTCATTCAAATGCTTCAGACCGCGTCGCGCCCCCTTCTCGTCGGGAAGCTGCCCCGCAACACCTCCGCTGGCGGATTGGCCGCGGCCGTGCAGTACATCCAGGACAACCTCGACCGGCACATTTCGATCGATGAACTGGTCGAGGAGGCCTGCATGAGCAAGTCCAGCTTCTACCGGCACTTCAGCGACGAATTTGAGATGTCCCCCCTGGAGTACATCACGCGGGAGCGGGTCGTCCGGGCGCGGGAGCTGTTGGCGGATTCGGACAACACCGTCACCAACGTGAGCCACGCCCTGGGCTTCAGCAGCACCAGTCACTTCATCGATATGTTTAAAGAGCATGAGGGCGTGACGCCCAAGCAGTATCAGATGGACCTCCTGGACTAG
- the glpK gene encoding glycerol kinase GlpK — protein MQYILALDQGTTSSRSILFDTQGQVQTVAQKEFEQHYPQPGWVEHDANEIWSTQMGTASEAMSRANVEAEDLAAIGITNQRETTVVWDRATGTPIHNAIVWQDRRTSGLCDRLKDRGHLDLIQEKTGLIIDAYFSGTKIKWLLDNVDGARERAENGELAFGTVDSWLVWRMTNGKRHVTDATNASRTLLYNIHEGAWDPELLDILDIPPSMLPDVRDSSEVYGTTQGGPFDEEVPIAGIAGDQQAALFGQMCTTPGLGKNTYGTGAFLLQNTGETAVTSEHNLLTTIAYQIDGTTYYALEGSIFVAGAVVQWLRDELKMIREAAEVERLARTVDDNGGVYFVPAFTGLGAPYWDQYARGTISGLTRGANRGHLARAAIESMAYQVADVIDAMEADSGIETTELGADGGAAANDLLLQFQSDILDIPVVRPKILETTALGAAYLAGLAVGYWDSQSEIQDQWELDQMFTPSMPRDRVETLRTGWSKALNRARAWESPDSSEAAPQGADVSTNATSNAPVGEESPAAS, from the coding sequence ATGCAGTACATACTCGCGCTCGATCAGGGGACGACGAGCTCGCGGTCCATCCTTTTCGACACTCAGGGGCAGGTACAAACCGTAGCCCAGAAGGAATTCGAGCAGCATTATCCCCAGCCCGGGTGGGTAGAGCACGACGCGAACGAAATCTGGTCGACCCAGATGGGGACCGCGTCGGAGGCCATGAGCCGGGCGAACGTCGAGGCGGAGGACCTGGCGGCCATCGGCATCACCAACCAGCGCGAGACGACGGTTGTCTGGGACCGCGCCACCGGCACCCCCATCCACAACGCCATTGTCTGGCAGGACCGACGGACCTCGGGGCTCTGCGACCGACTCAAGGACCGGGGGCACCTGGACCTCATCCAGGAGAAAACGGGGCTCATCATCGACGCCTACTTTTCCGGGACGAAGATCAAGTGGCTGCTGGACAACGTGGACGGGGCCCGCGAGCGCGCCGAGAACGGGGAGCTGGCCTTCGGCACGGTCGATAGCTGGCTCGTCTGGCGCATGACGAACGGCAAGCGCCACGTCACCGACGCCACCAACGCCTCGCGGACCCTGCTCTACAACATCCACGAGGGGGCGTGGGACCCAGAACTGCTCGACATTCTCGACATCCCCCCGTCCATGCTGCCCGACGTGCGGGACAGCAGCGAAGTGTACGGCACGACGCAGGGCGGCCCGTTCGACGAGGAGGTGCCCATCGCGGGCATCGCAGGGGACCAGCAGGCCGCACTGTTTGGGCAGATGTGCACCACGCCCGGCCTCGGCAAAAACACCTACGGCACGGGCGCCTTTCTGCTCCAGAATACCGGCGAGACGGCGGTGACCTCCGAGCACAACCTGCTCACCACGATCGCCTACCAGATCGACGGCACGACCTACTACGCCCTGGAGGGCTCCATCTTCGTCGCCGGGGCGGTGGTGCAGTGGCTACGCGACGAGCTCAAGATGATTCGGGAGGCCGCGGAGGTCGAGCGGCTCGCCCGCACCGTCGACGACAACGGCGGCGTCTATTTCGTGCCGGCCTTCACCGGCCTCGGCGCCCCGTACTGGGACCAGTACGCCCGTGGCACGATCAGCGGGCTCACGCGGGGGGCCAACCGCGGGCACCTCGCCCGGGCCGCCATCGAGAGCATGGCCTACCAGGTGGCCGACGTGATCGACGCGATGGAGGCCGACTCCGGCATCGAGACGACGGAGCTGGGGGCCGACGGCGGGGCCGCGGCCAACGACCTCCTGCTGCAGTTCCAGTCCGACATTCTCGACATCCCGGTGGTCCGCCCCAAGATCCTCGAAACCACCGCCCTGGGGGCGGCCTACCTCGCGGGCCTCGCCGTCGGCTACTGGGACAGCCAGTCCGAGATTCAGGACCAGTGGGAGCTGGACCAGATGTTTACCCCGTCGATGCCGCGCGACCGCGTCGAAACGCTCCGAACCGGCTGGTCGAAGGCCCTCAACCGCGCGCGGGCTTGGGAGTCGCCCGACTCCAGTGAGGCCGCGCCCCAGGGCGCCGACGTCTCGACCAACGCGACCTCCAACGCCCCCGTGGGCGAGGAATCCCCGGCCGCCTCGTAG
- a CDS encoding ABC transporter ATP-binding protein — MGIRVENLHKSFGTEQVLDGITLDIPDRSFFSVVAPTGAGKTTLLRIMAGIESADAGAVHYDGEEMTDVAVQDRSVGMVYQEFINYPSLTVRENLASPLQVSDENYSADEIERRVQETAEMLKIDHILNNLPEEVSGGEAQRTAISRALIKEPDYLFMDEPLANLDYKLREQLRSDFERLFSEEDTTVIYATPQAGDALAMSTHIGFLHDGNIIQKALRDEIYYRPRYLPVAEYLGEPPMNIVPVTLVQEPTSTDRYFEVDDDTRVPATGFDALSPGETYHLGFRPQDMTLTENGAEASITPTLSFVETVGSTSTLHMDFQGREIYALHPTPLHLETGASISFALDPKKFYVYDPEAGDLIAAGDKIPSFS; from the coding sequence ATGGGCATTCGTGTCGAAAACCTCCACAAGTCGTTTGGGACCGAGCAGGTGCTGGACGGGATCACCCTGGACATCCCCGACCGGAGTTTCTTCAGCGTGGTGGCCCCCACGGGCGCCGGCAAGACCACCCTGCTCCGCATCATGGCCGGCATCGAGTCCGCCGACGCGGGCGCCGTCCACTACGACGGCGAGGAGATGACCGACGTGGCCGTTCAGGACCGCAGCGTCGGCATGGTCTACCAGGAATTTATCAACTACCCCTCCCTCACCGTCCGCGAAAACCTCGCCTCGCCCCTCCAGGTCAGCGACGAGAATTACTCGGCGGACGAGATTGAGCGCCGGGTCCAGGAGACCGCCGAGATGCTCAAGATCGACCACATCCTCAACAACCTCCCGGAGGAGGTCAGCGGCGGCGAGGCGCAGCGGACCGCCATCTCGCGGGCCCTCATCAAAGAGCCCGACTACCTCTTCATGGACGAGCCGCTGGCCAACCTCGACTACAAGCTGCGCGAGCAGCTGCGCAGCGACTTCGAGCGCCTGTTCTCCGAGGAGGACACGACGGTCATCTACGCGACCCCCCAAGCCGGGGACGCGCTCGCGATGTCGACGCACATCGGCTTTCTCCACGACGGCAACATCATCCAGAAGGCGCTGCGCGACGAGATTTACTACCGGCCGCGCTACCTCCCGGTGGCCGAGTACCTGGGCGAGCCCCCCATGAACATCGTGCCGGTCACGCTCGTCCAGGAGCCGACTTCCACCGATCGCTACTTCGAGGTGGACGACGACACGCGCGTCCCGGCCACGGGCTTCGACGCCCTCTCCCCCGGCGAAACCTACCACCTCGGCTTCCGCCCGCAGGACATGACGCTCACGGAAAACGGGGCCGAGGCGTCCATCACCCCCACCCTCTCGTTCGTGGAGACGGTCGGCTCCACCAGCACCCTGCACATGGACTTTCAGGGGCGGGAGATCTACGCGCTGCACCCCACCCCACTGCACCTGGAGACCGGCGCGTCGATCTCGTTTGCGCTCGATCCCAAGAAGTTCTACGTCTACGACCCCGAGGCGGGCGACCTGATCGCCGCGGGCGACAAAATTCCCTCCTTCTCATAA
- a CDS encoding ABC transporter ATP-binding protein, translating to MAEIEVRDIRHVYDAGTADETVAIDHVDLTLQDGTANALLGPSGCGKTTLLQIISGLLQPTEGQVLIDGEDVTEKPPAERDIAQVFQFPVIYDSMDVYGNLAFPLRNGGTPENEIEERVQKIADLLELNDILHSSPSNLGPELNQLVALGRGIIRADTSAILFDEPMTDVEPARKLTIRRRVKEAQQEFEITALYVTHDQHEALTFAEQVAIMRDGRLVQYDSGETLYENPVNTFIGHFIGSPGMNLLECGVTETDAAPHAKIGPHTISVSADIHDEIDLSWTDCHVGIRPSSVTVQVADPKGDADYIPATVDQVEMVGGYQILTTRLDDTDVEVKARVAHDFMIEEGASIWLKFPPDTVQFFHEKQAVHAQ from the coding sequence ATGGCTGAGATCGAAGTTCGTGACATACGACACGTCTACGATGCGGGCACCGCGGACGAGACGGTGGCCATCGACCACGTAGACCTGACCCTGCAGGACGGCACCGCCAACGCGCTGCTGGGCCCCTCGGGGTGCGGCAAGACCACCCTCCTTCAGATCATCTCCGGGCTCCTCCAACCCACCGAGGGACAGGTGCTCATCGACGGCGAGGACGTGACCGAGAAGCCCCCGGCCGAGCGCGACATCGCGCAGGTGTTCCAGTTTCCGGTCATCTACGACTCGATGGACGTCTACGGCAACCTCGCGTTTCCCCTGCGGAATGGCGGGACGCCGGAGAACGAAATCGAAGAGCGCGTCCAGAAAATCGCCGACCTGCTGGAGCTCAACGACATTCTGCACAGCAGCCCCTCGAACCTCGGGCCCGAGCTGAACCAGCTGGTGGCCCTGGGGCGCGGCATCATCCGCGCGGACACCTCCGCCATCCTCTTCGACGAGCCGATGACCGACGTGGAGCCCGCCCGGAAGCTCACCATCCGCCGGCGCGTGAAGGAGGCCCAGCAGGAGTTCGAAATCACGGCGCTCTACGTGACCCACGACCAGCACGAGGCGCTCACCTTCGCCGAGCAGGTGGCCATCATGCGGGACGGGCGTCTCGTGCAGTACGACAGCGGCGAGACCCTCTACGAGAACCCGGTCAACACCTTCATCGGCCACTTCATCGGGAGCCCCGGCATGAACCTGCTCGAGTGCGGCGTGACGGAAACCGACGCGGCGCCGCACGCGAAAATCGGGCCGCATACGATTTCCGTCTCCGCGGACATCCACGACGAGATCGACCTGAGCTGGACCGACTGCCACGTCGGCATCCGCCCCAGTTCCGTGACCGTCCAGGTGGCCGATCCGAAGGGGGACGCGGACTACATTCCCGCGACCGTCGATCAGGTGGAGATGGTCGGCGGCTACCAGATCCTGACGACGCGCCTCGACGATACCGACGTGGAGGTGAAGGCCCGCGTGGCCCACGACTTCATGATCGAAGAGGGCGCCTCGATCTGGCTCAAGTTCCCCCCCGACACGGTCCAGTTTTTCCACGAAAAACAGGCCGTGCACGCCCAGTAG